In Natator depressus isolate rNatDep1 chromosome 9, rNatDep2.hap1, whole genome shotgun sequence, a single genomic region encodes these proteins:
- the LOC141993689 gene encoding uncharacterized protein LOC141993689 has protein sequence MSSHTGFKQQMLEKQGIFWGLRVGEELVTGGAYQKTREANGRSGSEPQTCRFYDELHAILGGSATTTPAVLFDSFNGDGGNTEAGFGDEEDDDDDEVVDSSQQATGETGFPDSQELFLTLDLEPVPPEPTQGCLLDPAGGEGTSAACVSMITGSSPSQRLVKIRKKKKRTRDEMFSELMLSSHTDRAQTNAWRQIMSDCRKAQNDQEERWRAEESKWRAEESKWRAEERAEARMWRQRDERRQDSMLRLLEDQTSMLQCMVELQQRQLEHRLPLQPLCNQPPSSPSSIASTPRRPRTRWGGHRPTSHSTTEDCPQKRRLSFNKF, from the exons ATGAGCAGTCATACTGGATTTAAGCAACAAATGCTTGAGAAACAAGGTATTTTCTGGGGATTGAGGGTTGGAGAGGAGCTGGTGACCGGAG gagcctaccagaaaaccagagaggcgaacggccgctccgggtcagagccccaaacatgccgcttctatgatgagctgcatgccattttagggggttcagccaccactaccccagccgtgttgtttgactccttcaatggagatggaggcaatacagaagcaggttttggggacgaagaagatgatgatgacgacgaggttgtagatagctcacagcaagcaaccggagaaaccggttttcccgacagccaggaactgtttctcaccctggacctggagccagtaccccctgaacccacccaaggctgcctcctggacccagcaggcggagaagggacctccg ctgcatgtgtttcaatgatcacaggatcttctccttcccagaggctagtgaagattagaaagaaaaaaaaacgcactcgagatgaaatgttctccgagctcatgctgtcctcccacactgacagagcacagacgaatgcgtggaggcaaataatgtcagactgcaggaaagcacaaaatgaccaggaggagaggtggcgggctgaagagagtaagtggcgggctgaagagagtaagtggcgggctgaagagagggctgaagctcgaatgtggcggcagcgtgatgagaggaggcaggattcaatgctgaggctgctggaggaccaaaccagtatgctccagtgtatggttgagctgcagcaaaggcagctggagcacagactgccactacagcccctgtgtaaccaaccgccctcctccccaagttccatagcctccacacccagacgcccaagaacgcggtgggggggccaccggccaaccagccactccaccacagaggattgcccccaaaaaagaaggctgtcattcaataaattttaa